In Haloplanus rubicundus, one DNA window encodes the following:
- a CDS encoding DUF7344 domain-containing protein yields the protein MSTPTHKPIDWTPLYESLASETRRTVLQFLTQRTGCVDVADVTDYLLRTADQSRTDERAAQVELQLYHGHLPRLADAGLVEWDTEQRTVSLTDLGLQLPVALLRPQLLGAPARSAVESAGD from the coding sequence ATGTCTACCCCCACCCACAAGCCGATCGATTGGACGCCGCTCTACGAGTCGCTGGCTAGCGAGACGCGACGGACGGTGCTGCAGTTCCTGACACAGCGGACGGGATGCGTGGACGTTGCGGACGTGACGGACTACCTCCTTCGGACGGCCGACCAGTCTCGGACCGACGAGCGAGCGGCGCAAGTCGAACTGCAGTTGTATCACGGTCACCTGCCACGCCTCGCGGACGCGGGGCTCGTAGAGTGGGATACGGAGCAACGAACCGTCTCGCTGACCGACCTCGGACTCCAGCTTCCGGTCGCGCTTCTCAGACCACAGCTTCTCGGGGCGCCAGCGCGGAGCGCCGTAGAGAGTGCGGGCGACTGA
- a CDS encoding HalOD1 output domain-containing protein codes for MDPTSTRVVDRVSDALGLDPLDLPPLYDAVDPDALDELTGDGGGRYRLSFPFAGVRIHVSETGDVRIVESEAE; via the coding sequence ATGGATCCCACGAGCACCCGGGTCGTCGACCGCGTCTCGGACGCTCTCGGCCTCGATCCGCTCGACCTCCCCCCGCTCTACGACGCCGTCGACCCCGACGCACTCGACGAACTCACGGGGGACGGGGGCGGGCGATACCGCCTCTCCTTTCCCTTCGCCGGCGTCCGGATCCACGTCTCCGAGACGGGTGACGTTCGGATCGTCGAGTCCGAAGCGGAGTAG
- a CDS encoding undecaprenyl-diphosphate phosphatase, which produces MDPHLVAVVVGLLQGVFEWLPISSEGNIAIALTALGTAPGVAVSYALFVHLGTALSATAYYRDEVRTALASWSSLRPESAFDGETATLSFVVLATAASSAVGLVALLALDALVTELTGGAFVALIGALLVATGLLQRFADARSLATRETPDALDAVLVGGLQGLAILPGVSRSGTTTSALLLRGHDGPASFRLSFLLSIPAALIGGTVGVVRGGGIGVSPTAGVVALVVAAVVGYATIDLLMRVVRRVAVWLLCVGLGALAVAGGLLV; this is translated from the coding sequence ATGGACCCGCATCTGGTCGCCGTCGTCGTGGGGCTCCTGCAAGGGGTGTTCGAGTGGCTCCCGATCTCCAGCGAGGGCAACATCGCCATCGCCCTGACGGCGCTCGGCACCGCGCCGGGCGTCGCCGTCTCCTACGCCCTCTTCGTCCACCTCGGGACGGCGCTCTCGGCCACCGCGTACTACCGCGACGAGGTGCGGACCGCGCTCGCCTCGTGGTCGTCGCTCCGCCCGGAGTCGGCGTTCGACGGCGAGACGGCGACGCTCTCCTTCGTCGTCCTCGCGACTGCCGCCTCGTCGGCGGTGGGTCTCGTCGCCCTCCTCGCGCTGGACGCGCTCGTGACCGAACTGACCGGTGGCGCGTTCGTCGCGCTCATCGGCGCCCTCCTCGTCGCCACCGGCCTCCTCCAGCGGTTCGCGGACGCTCGGTCGCTGGCGACGCGGGAGACGCCCGACGCCCTCGACGCCGTCCTGGTCGGCGGCCTTCAGGGACTCGCCATCCTCCCCGGCGTCTCCCGCTCCGGCACGACGACGAGTGCCCTCCTCCTGCGGGGCCACGACGGCCCGGCCTCGTTCCGGCTCTCCTTCCTGCTCAGCATCCCCGCCGCGCTCATCGGCGGCACCGTCGGCGTCGTCCGCGGGGGTGGCATCGGCGTCTCGCCCACCGCCGGCGTCGTCGCCCTCGTCGTCGCCGCCGTCGTCGGCTACGCGACCATCGACCTGCTGATGCGGGTCGTCCGTCGAGTCGCGGTCTGGCTCCTCTGTGTGGGCCTCGGCGCCCTCGCCGTCGCCGGCGGCCTGCTCGTTTGA
- a CDS encoding MFS transporter: MTRSRRRLHDALAPLRGDGRGWVLLTVATGWLFTLGLRFLVPTLLPQVKTTFALDNAAAGFAVTVIWGCYALMQFPAGLLTDRVGERTVLATSLALSAGSLALLAAAPLFAVFLLAAAAFGVGSGLYGPARGTSLSKAFPDNDGAAFGITLAAGSVGSAVIPLVAGTAVGALGWRLLVGGTTPAFVAVAALAWVTLPEPIGATRSDGGSTPVPGPSAVEAVRRLPRALRDRNVLLASLAIMFYLFAFQGLTAFLPTYLVAHEGIGQGVAGPIFALLFVGGAVCQLGVGTAADRYGARPVLVAVAALAVVTLLVVPVVDGRLAWATLVFLLGTRMAIAPVTNAYVVARLPDDVQGAAWGFLRTCLFLVGSTGSLFVGAMADAGRFDAAFLALGGVTAVAVVCYAGLVPGQ; encoded by the coding sequence GTGACCCGCTCCCGCCGTCGCCTCCACGACGCCCTCGCTCCGCTCCGTGGCGACGGGCGGGGCTGGGTTCTCCTGACCGTCGCCACCGGCTGGCTGTTCACGCTCGGGCTTCGCTTCCTCGTCCCGACGCTCCTCCCGCAGGTCAAGACGACGTTCGCCCTCGACAACGCCGCCGCCGGCTTCGCCGTGACGGTCATCTGGGGCTGTTACGCGCTGATGCAGTTTCCCGCCGGCCTGCTCACCGACCGGGTCGGCGAGCGGACCGTCCTCGCGACGAGTCTCGCGCTCAGCGCCGGGAGTCTCGCCCTCCTCGCCGCGGCGCCACTGTTCGCCGTCTTCCTCCTCGCCGCCGCGGCGTTCGGCGTCGGCTCCGGCCTCTACGGTCCCGCGCGCGGCACGTCGCTCTCGAAGGCGTTCCCGGACAACGACGGCGCCGCCTTCGGCATCACGCTCGCGGCGGGAAGCGTCGGCTCCGCGGTCATCCCGCTCGTCGCGGGCACCGCGGTCGGTGCGCTCGGCTGGCGCCTCCTCGTCGGCGGCACGACGCCCGCGTTCGTGGCCGTGGCCGCGCTCGCGTGGGTGACGCTCCCGGAGCCTATCGGCGCGACGCGGTCCGACGGCGGGTCGACGCCCGTCCCCGGACCGTCCGCCGTCGAGGCGGTTCGCCGCCTCCCGCGCGCCCTCCGTGACCGCAACGTCCTCCTCGCCAGTCTGGCGATCATGTTCTACCTCTTCGCGTTTCAGGGGCTGACCGCCTTCCTCCCGACCTATCTCGTCGCCCACGAGGGGATCGGACAGGGCGTCGCCGGCCCCATCTTCGCGCTCCTGTTCGTCGGCGGCGCCGTCTGCCAGCTCGGCGTCGGCACCGCGGCGGACCGCTACGGCGCCCGCCCCGTCCTCGTCGCCGTCGCGGCCCTCGCCGTCGTCACCCTCCTCGTCGTCCCCGTCGTCGACGGCCGCCTCGCGTGGGCGACCCTGGTCTTCCTGCTCGGCACCCGCATGGCCATCGCCCCCGTGACGAACGCCTACGTCGTGGCGCGACTCCCCGACGACGTGCAGGGTGCAGCGTGGGGCTTTCTCCGCACGTGCCTGTTTCTCGTCGGATCGACCGGCTCCCTGTTCGTCGGCGCGATGGCCGACGCCGGCCGCTTCGACGCCGCCTTCCTCGCGCTCGGCGGCGTCACCGCCGTCGCCGTCGTCTGTTACGCCGGTCTCGTCCCGGGGCAGTGA
- the mtnA gene encoding S-methyl-5-thioribose-1-phosphate isomerase, whose protein sequence is MRTITWDDERDCIVMIDQTKLPAEHTTYHAETVPELIESIEMLRIRGASGLGAAGAYGVALATRRNDADDFEAFVDAVATDAEAIATARPTAVNLSREVDSLRGVLRSCTSIPEARERTLAAAEELADVDVARNKRLGEHGAELLDDGDTVMTHCNAGALATVDWGTALGVVYSAQEAGKRVDVIANETRPLNQGSRITTVELQERGVETTLVPDNASGLCMQQGMVDAVIVGADRVVLDGGEEFGDQGVVFNKIGTYKQAVLADRHDVPFVVAAPHATIDTERSADEVEIEQRDGDELREIYGTQNAPPETAVYNPAFDATPMELVDYLVTETGVYEPPLDRAAFEAEADRATP, encoded by the coding sequence ATGAGAACGATCACCTGGGACGACGAGCGCGACTGCATCGTGATGATCGACCAGACGAAACTCCCCGCGGAGCACACTACGTACCACGCCGAGACGGTGCCCGAACTGATCGAGAGCATCGAGATGTTGCGAATCCGCGGGGCCTCGGGGCTCGGGGCGGCCGGTGCCTACGGCGTCGCCCTCGCGACGCGCCGGAACGACGCCGACGACTTCGAGGCGTTCGTCGACGCCGTGGCGACCGACGCCGAGGCCATCGCGACTGCGCGGCCGACGGCGGTGAACCTCTCACGCGAGGTGGACTCGCTGCGCGGCGTCCTCCGGAGCTGTACGTCGATCCCCGAGGCGCGGGAGCGGACGCTCGCGGCGGCCGAGGAACTCGCCGACGTGGACGTGGCACGGAACAAGCGGCTCGGGGAACACGGCGCCGAACTCCTCGACGACGGCGACACGGTGATGACCCACTGCAACGCCGGCGCTCTCGCGACCGTCGACTGGGGGACGGCGCTCGGGGTCGTCTACTCCGCACAGGAGGCGGGCAAGCGGGTCGACGTGATCGCGAACGAGACGCGGCCGCTGAACCAGGGCTCGCGGATCACGACCGTCGAACTGCAAGAGCGCGGCGTCGAGACGACGCTCGTCCCCGACAACGCCAGCGGGCTGTGCATGCAGCAGGGGATGGTCGACGCGGTGATCGTCGGTGCCGACCGGGTCGTCCTCGACGGCGGCGAGGAGTTCGGCGATCAGGGAGTCGTCTTCAACAAGATCGGCACGTACAAACAGGCCGTGCTCGCCGACCGCCACGACGTGCCGTTCGTCGTCGCCGCGCCGCACGCGACGATAGACACCGAGCGAAGCGCCGACGAGGTGGAGATCGAACAGCGCGACGGCGACGAACTCAGAGAGATCTACGGGACACAGAACGCGCCGCCGGAGACGGCCGTCTACAACCCCGCCTTCGACGCGACGCCGATGGAACTCGTCGACTACCTCGTCACGGAGACGGGCGTGTACGAGCCGCCGCTCGACCGCGCGGCCTTCGAGGCCGAAGCGGATCGGGCGACCCCGTGA
- a CDS encoding DUF4112 domain-containing protein — MSDHLASAFDAPIDDLPQSVDRAAVRRLRVVARVLDDSVRIPGTDFRIGLDPLLGLLPVAGDAVSGVLSLYIVVESARLGVSSRTLVRMLAHIGIDVAGGSVPVVGDLFDAAWKANTRNVGLALADLARDGSTPTRDAGVEIEIE; from the coding sequence ATGAGCGACCACCTCGCGTCCGCGTTCGACGCACCGATCGACGACCTGCCCCAGTCGGTCGACCGCGCGGCCGTTCGGCGGCTACGCGTCGTGGCGCGCGTCCTCGACGACAGCGTCCGGATTCCGGGGACTGACTTCCGGATCGGTCTGGACCCGTTGCTCGGCCTCCTCCCCGTCGCCGGCGACGCGGTGAGCGGCGTGCTTTCGCTGTACATCGTCGTCGAGTCGGCCCGCCTCGGCGTTTCCTCCCGGACTCTCGTCCGGATGCTCGCGCACATCGGTATCGACGTGGCCGGCGGCTCGGTGCCAGTCGTCGGCGACCTCTTCGACGCGGCGTGGAAGGCCAACACGCGGAACGTCGGCCTCGCGCTCGCCGACCTGGCCCGCGACGGCTCGACGCCGACGCGGGACGCCGGCGTCGAAATCGAGATCGAGTGA
- a CDS encoding GbsR/MarR family transcriptional regulator, translating to MSGDDAEAVRRDVIESMERSAEVYGLSRSAGRVYGVLYFAAGPLSIPELVEETGYAKSTISNVTRKLTRIGLIRRRSTGGGGRRVQFEPETDLWFVVQDVFQQYVAREMETTRRTLDRALDRLEEAEIDEDDPAYDRVAALAATYDEFETLLELAMDHSVPELIEAIEAYEE from the coding sequence ATGAGCGGGGACGACGCCGAGGCGGTCCGGCGCGACGTGATCGAATCGATGGAGCGGTCGGCCGAGGTGTACGGGTTGAGCCGGAGCGCCGGCCGGGTGTACGGCGTGCTCTACTTCGCCGCGGGGCCGCTGTCCATCCCCGAACTAGTCGAAGAGACGGGCTACGCGAAGTCGACGATCAGCAACGTGACGCGGAAACTCACGCGCATCGGTCTGATTCGCCGGCGCTCGACCGGCGGCGGCGGCCGGCGCGTGCAGTTCGAACCCGAGACCGACCTCTGGTTCGTCGTGCAGGACGTCTTCCAGCAGTACGTCGCGCGGGAGATGGAGACGACCCGTCGGACGCTCGACCGGGCGCTGGACCGACTGGAGGAGGCCGAAATCGACGAGGACGACCCGGCGTACGACCGCGTGGCGGCGCTCGCGGCGACCTACGACGAGTTCGAGACGCTCCTCGAACTCGCGATGGACCATTCGGTCCCCGAGTTGATCGAAGCCATCGAGGCCTACGAAGAGTGA
- a CDS encoding sugar transferase: MHTPLVMLSGWRYRFTSGVGAAALVVGSVGVANHPAAQRLTDVVPVFGRLPATTLSNGDLSLAIATTLFVALAALLPLFKPRPRRVLDTIMLVERRVFLVAVALAAVGYFDYTYRLPRTTLVLTTLAMGALLPAWFVVIRRSPRVDPERTVVVGDDPETIDEVTCGTDVPVVGYVAPSLLTDDAGRSTAVTDGGAAADGGNVPNATCLGGLSRLDEILIRHDADAAILAFSRPDRGEFFGTLDTCFDVGIPAMVHDQHADAVLTTGVERDEFVAIDLEPWDLQERLTKRLFDICFAATAMLVLAPLLFVIAVAIKLDSPGPVLYSQERTAEFGDTFTVYKFRSMVPEAEADTGAVLSAEDSGDVDPRVTRVGRILRETHLDEIPQLWSILVGDMSVVGPRPERPELDEDIQQSVRTWQQRWFVRPGLTGLAQINDVASTEPAEKLRYDVAYIRNQSFWFDLRILLRQLWMVVNDALGFLR, from the coding sequence ATGCACACTCCACTGGTAATGCTCTCGGGGTGGCGGTATCGATTCACCAGTGGGGTGGGAGCCGCAGCGCTGGTGGTGGGGAGTGTCGGCGTCGCGAACCATCCGGCTGCACAGCGACTGACCGACGTGGTGCCGGTCTTCGGTCGGTTGCCGGCGACGACCCTCTCGAACGGCGACCTCTCGCTCGCCATCGCAACCACGCTGTTCGTCGCCCTCGCTGCCCTCCTCCCACTGTTCAAGCCGCGGCCCCGGCGCGTGCTGGATACGATCATGCTGGTCGAGCGACGGGTGTTCCTCGTCGCCGTCGCCCTCGCGGCCGTCGGCTACTTCGACTACACGTACCGCCTCCCCCGGACCACCCTCGTCCTCACGACGCTCGCCATGGGCGCCCTGCTGCCGGCGTGGTTCGTCGTCATCCGGCGGAGCCCGCGGGTCGATCCCGAGCGGACGGTGGTCGTCGGGGACGATCCGGAAACTATCGACGAGGTAACCTGTGGAACGGACGTCCCCGTCGTCGGCTACGTGGCGCCGTCGCTACTGACCGACGACGCCGGCCGCTCGACTGCAGTCACGGATGGGGGGGCGGCGGCTGATGGCGGGAACGTTCCCAACGCGACGTGTCTCGGTGGTCTTTCCCGTCTCGACGAGATTCTGATTCGCCACGACGCCGACGCCGCCATCCTCGCCTTCTCACGGCCCGATCGCGGCGAATTCTTCGGGACGTTGGATACGTGCTTCGACGTCGGTATCCCGGCCATGGTCCACGACCAGCACGCCGACGCCGTGTTGACGACCGGCGTCGAACGGGACGAGTTCGTCGCCATCGACCTCGAACCCTGGGACCTGCAGGAACGGTTGACCAAGCGACTGTTCGACATATGTTTCGCTGCAACCGCGATGCTCGTCCTCGCTCCCCTGCTGTTCGTCATCGCCGTCGCGATCAAACTCGACAGCCCAGGTCCGGTCCTCTACAGCCAGGAGCGGACAGCCGAGTTCGGTGACACCTTCACAGTCTACAAGTTCCGAAGTATGGTCCCGGAAGCGGAGGCTGACACCGGAGCCGTCCTCAGCGCCGAGGACAGCGGCGACGTCGACCCGCGCGTGACTCGCGTGGGGCGCATCCTTCGGGAAACACATCTCGACGAAATCCCACAGCTCTGGTCGATCCTCGTCGGCGATATGAGCGTCGTTGGCCCACGTCCCGAACGCCCGGAACTCGACGAGGATATCCAGCAGAGCGTTCGCACTTGGCAACAGCGGTGGTTCGTCCGCCCCGGTCTCACTGGCCTCGCACAGATCAACGATGTGGCCAGCACGGAACCTGCAGAGAAACTCCGATACGACGTGGCCTATATCCGAAATCAGTCGTTCTGGTTCGACCTGCGAATCCTCTTGCGCCAGCTCTGGATGGTCGTCAATGATGCCCTCGGATTCCTTCGATAG
- a CDS encoding class II aldolase/adducin family protein, translating into MTDDLLHGAERTAVSDLGRELLAQGLTTGTGGNLSQLCADGETVAISPSGVPYGDVTAADVPLVALDGEQVAGDFDASSETPMHTALYRRRDDIGGVVHTHSPYASTFAALGDPIPASHYLIAFAGDRVPVAGYDRPGSEELAELAAETMGTEYDACLLQNHGTITVGETAEAAFEVALMVEYCARIHYQAISVGEPIILPDEEVDRLRSLFEGYGQR; encoded by the coding sequence ATGACGGACGACTTACTACACGGCGCAGAACGGACGGCAGTCAGTGACCTCGGCCGCGAACTGCTCGCACAGGGACTGACGACGGGAACCGGCGGCAACCTGAGCCAACTGTGCGCCGACGGTGAAACGGTCGCCATCTCGCCGTCGGGCGTCCCCTACGGGGACGTAACCGCGGCGGACGTTCCGCTCGTCGCCCTCGACGGTGAGCAGGTGGCGGGGGACTTCGACGCCTCCAGCGAGACGCCGATGCATACGGCGCTCTACCGTCGACGGGACGACATCGGCGGCGTCGTCCACACACACTCCCCCTACGCGAGCACGTTCGCCGCGCTCGGCGACCCCATCCCGGCGTCGCACTATCTGATCGCCTTCGCCGGTGATCGGGTTCCAGTCGCGGGGTACGACCGACCCGGAAGCGAGGAACTGGCCGAACTCGCGGCCGAGACGATGGGGACGGAGTACGACGCCTGCCTCCTCCAGAATCACGGGACGATCACCGTCGGCGAGACGGCCGAAGCGGCGTTCGAGGTGGCGCTGATGGTCGAATACTGCGCGCGCATCCACTATCAGGCCATCAGCGTCGGCGAGCCGATCATCCTCCCCGACGAGGAGGTCGACCGTCTCCGCTCGCTGTTCGAGGGCTACGGCCAGCGCTAA
- a CDS encoding NUDIX hydrolase, protein MLAHSATYVQKACAYVTRGGSEVLVFEGPGHEGLQIPKGTVEPGETPREALYREVVEESGLATFGDVERLVTDVWTRRESPPKRYVRHFYHVPVHEPRDSWTHTVTGTGAERGSEFTFSWLDLGTNARFALDLDDYLGTLTGVDADGSGPGVAAD, encoded by the coding sequence ATGTTAGCACACAGCGCGACGTACGTCCAGAAGGCGTGTGCCTACGTCACCCGCGGCGGGTCGGAGGTGCTGGTGTTCGAGGGGCCGGGCCACGAGGGCTTGCAGATACCGAAAGGAACCGTCGAACCGGGGGAGACGCCGCGGGAGGCGCTGTATCGCGAAGTCGTCGAAGAGAGCGGCCTCGCGACGTTCGGGGACGTCGAACGCCTCGTCACCGACGTGTGGACTCGCCGTGAGTCGCCGCCGAAGCGGTACGTCCGGCACTTCTATCACGTCCCGGTCCACGAACCGCGGGATTCGTGGACCCACACGGTCACCGGAACCGGTGCCGAACGCGGGTCGGAGTTCACCTTCTCCTGGCTCGACCTCGGGACGAACGCTCGTTTCGCCCTCGACCTCGACGACTACCTCGGCACGCTGACCGGCGTGGACGCCGACGGATCGGGACCGGGCGTGGCCGCCGACTGA
- a CDS encoding TrkH family potassium uptake protein, whose protein sequence is MIRVDWRVSCRLVGTVLKWLWVPLALPFGIALVDGSAPLPFVVPMAGTAALGVGLERLTERSDLRAREAFLMVSLTWLGVAVVGAVPFVLAGQGTLADPVNALFESMSGITTTGATVVVDFDRHSRAILLWRALLQWLGGLGILVLATAIFSQLSVGGAQLMETESQTGDNSRLTPRISETATLLGKLYLGLTGLQVTVLYGLHLGGLAPEMTLYDAVAHAFTTISTAGFSPRADSIAAFSPAVQWAIIPFMILGATSFVLIYFVLRGNVGRLRESDEFRFYVGILAFFAVVVALVETADATYGSAEAVARHSLFQVVSIVTTTGYASTDFNLWSSSAKHLLFVCMFIGGMAGSTTCSIKTLRWLVVLKAFRRDLFVAAQPSAVRPVRLSGDVVDEETIRDIYAYTLVSLVIFIVATVFVVIDASRVGLAITEFEAMGAAASTFFNVGPAFGIAGPFASYAPFPRSTKLAMTFLMWIGRIEIIPVFVLLTPSYWRA, encoded by the coding sequence ATGATCCGCGTCGACTGGCGGGTGAGCTGTCGGCTGGTCGGGACGGTCCTGAAGTGGCTCTGGGTGCCGCTCGCGCTCCCGTTCGGCATCGCGCTCGTCGACGGGAGCGCCCCCCTTCCCTTCGTGGTGCCGATGGCCGGCACCGCCGCCCTCGGCGTCGGCCTCGAACGGCTGACCGAGCGGAGCGACCTGCGGGCCCGCGAGGCCTTTCTCATGGTGTCGCTCACCTGGCTCGGCGTCGCCGTCGTCGGCGCCGTCCCCTTCGTCCTCGCGGGGCAGGGGACGCTGGCCGACCCGGTGAACGCGCTGTTCGAGAGCATGAGTGGCATCACGACGACGGGTGCGACCGTCGTCGTCGACTTCGACCGCCACTCGCGGGCGATACTCCTGTGGCGGGCGCTGCTCCAGTGGTTGGGTGGTCTCGGCATCCTCGTCCTGGCGACGGCCATCTTCTCACAGCTCTCCGTCGGCGGCGCGCAGTTGATGGAGACGGAGAGCCAGACGGGAGACAACAGCCGGCTCACGCCGCGCATCTCCGAAACGGCGACGCTCCTCGGAAAACTGTACCTCGGCCTGACCGGGCTACAGGTGACCGTCCTCTACGGGCTCCATCTGGGGGGGCTCGCCCCCGAAATGACGCTCTACGACGCCGTCGCCCACGCGTTCACCACCATCTCGACGGCCGGGTTCTCGCCACGCGCCGACAGCATCGCCGCCTTTTCGCCCGCCGTTCAGTGGGCGATCATCCCGTTCATGATCCTCGGCGCGACGAGTTTCGTCCTCATCTACTTCGTCCTCCGAGGGAACGTCGGTCGCCTCCGCGAGAGCGACGAGTTCCGGTTCTACGTCGGTATCCTCGCCTTTTTCGCCGTCGTCGTGGCTCTCGTGGAGACGGCCGACGCGACGTACGGGAGCGCCGAGGCCGTCGCCCGCCACTCCCTGTTTCAGGTCGTCTCCATCGTTACGACAACCGGCTACGCGAGTACCGACTTCAACCTCTGGTCGTCGTCGGCCAAACATCTCCTCTTCGTCTGCATGTTCATCGGTGGCATGGCCGGGAGCACGACGTGTTCGATCAAGACGCTCCGCTGGCTGGTCGTGCTCAAGGCGTTCCGCCGCGATCTGTTCGTCGCCGCCCAGCCGAGCGCCGTCCGGCCGGTCCGACTGAGCGGCGACGTCGTCGACGAGGAGACCATCCGGGACATCTACGCGTACACGCTCGTGAGCCTCGTCATCTTCATCGTCGCGACGGTGTTCGTCGTCATCGACGCCTCGCGCGTCGGCCTCGCCATCACCGAGTTCGAGGCGATGGGCGCCGCCGCCTCCACCTTCTTCAACGTCGGCCCCGCGTTCGGCATCGCCGGCCCGTTCGCGAGCTACGCACCCTTCCCGCGGTCGACCAAACTCGCGATGACGTTTCTCATGTGGATCGGTCGCATCGAGATCATCCCCGTGTTCGTGCTGTTGACGCCGTCGTACTGGCGTGCTTGA
- a CDS encoding helix-turn-helix domain-containing protein gives MSMAVIAEFTIDSDQFILGQVLALDPDTHVEMERVVPASGRVMPYVWVQGGDLDAFEAAIRASEYVQGLTALDVVEDSALYRVEWDEQVESLIYGMAETNATILEAAGNEKWHFRIRFDDHSGMTGFHNYCTSHEIRFQLDRVYTLAEDQDGGYSFDLTKAQRSALVTAVQDGYFEVPRRTTLGAVGEKLGVTEQSVSENLRRGANKVLRKSLLSPSAADLRR, from the coding sequence ATGTCCATGGCAGTTATCGCCGAGTTCACCATCGACTCCGATCAGTTCATTCTCGGGCAAGTTCTCGCACTCGACCCGGACACCCACGTCGAAATGGAGCGTGTCGTCCCTGCCTCGGGCCGCGTGATGCCCTACGTCTGGGTACAGGGAGGCGATCTGGACGCGTTCGAAGCCGCCATTCGCGCCAGCGAGTACGTACAGGGTCTCACCGCACTCGACGTCGTCGAGGACAGCGCCCTCTACCGCGTCGAGTGGGACGAACAGGTCGAGAGCCTCATCTACGGCATGGCCGAGACGAACGCGACGATTCTGGAGGCGGCCGGTAACGAGAAGTGGCACTTCCGCATCCGGTTCGACGACCACTCCGGCATGACCGGTTTCCACAACTACTGTACGAGCCACGAAATCCGGTTCCAACTGGATCGAGTCTACACGTTGGCCGAGGATCAGGACGGTGGCTACTCGTTCGACCTGACGAAAGCCCAGCGAAGCGCGCTCGTCACCGCGGTCCAGGACGGCTACTTCGAAGTCCCGCGCCGGACGACCCTCGGCGCAGTCGGCGAGAAACTCGGCGTCACCGAACAGTCGGTTTCCGAAAACCTCCGGCGCGGCGCCAACAAGGTGTTGCGGAAGTCGCTGTTGTCCCCGTCCGCTGCGGACCTTCGACGATGA
- a CDS encoding VanZ family protein yields the protein MTGFRLRLPLVPRWLRWSLVVAVLATLLVFSVVRPPGTTGRALGPLDVFPLTAWLHAVGYAGLAFVLAYALQTSPRPDWQVLCVVFAFATAYGAGIELIQSTLAYRTFDVGDILVNAAGATVAVTGWKLLVRRVRFYRCRRIDALRPPLG from the coding sequence ATGACCGGCTTCCGCCTCCGACTGCCCCTCGTCCCACGGTGGCTCCGCTGGTCGCTGGTGGTCGCGGTGCTCGCGACCCTCCTCGTCTTCTCCGTCGTTCGCCCGCCGGGAACGACGGGCCGCGCACTCGGTCCGCTGGACGTGTTCCCCCTGACCGCGTGGCTCCACGCCGTCGGCTACGCCGGGCTGGCGTTCGTGCTCGCGTACGCCCTCCAGACCAGTCCGCGGCCGGACTGGCAGGTTCTCTGTGTCGTGTTCGCGTTCGCGACGGCGTACGGCGCCGGTATCGAGCTGATCCAGTCGACGCTCGCCTACCGCACCTTCGACGTGGGGGACATCCTCGTCAACGCCGCCGGCGCGACAGTCGCGGTCACCGGGTGGAAACTGCTCGTGCGACGCGTGCGCTTCTATCGGTGCCGGCGGATCGACGCGCTTCGCCCGCCGCTCGGCTGA